From the genome of Canis lupus familiaris isolate Mischka breed German Shepherd chromosome 8, alternate assembly UU_Cfam_GSD_1.0, whole genome shotgun sequence, one region includes:
- the SLC25A47 gene encoding LOW QUALITY PROTEIN: solute carrier family 25 member 47 isoform X1 (The sequence of the model RefSeq protein was modified relative to this genomic sequence to represent the inferred CDS: deleted 1 base in 1 codon) has translation MDFVAGAIGGVCGVAVGYPLDTVKVKIQTEPKYRGIGHCVWDTYRRERLRGFYRGLSLPVCTVSLISSVSFGTYRHCLAHICRFRYGSPDAKPAKTDITLSGFASGVVRVFLTSPTEVAKVRLQTQTQQRRPSASGPSAAPPMCPAPPAGSVPGPKYRGPLHCLATVAREEGLRGLYKGSSALLFRDGHSFATYFLSYTILCEQLTPAGHSQPDVLGVLLAGGCAGVLAWAVATPMDVIKSRLQADGQGQRRYRGLLHCVVTSVREEGPRVLFKGLTLNCCRAFPVNMVVFVTYEAVLRLIRGLST, from the exons ATGGATTTTGTCGCTGGAGCCATCGGAG GTGTCTGCGGTGTTGCTGTGGGCTACCCCCTGGACACGGTGAAG GTCAAGATCCAGACAGAGCCCAAGTACAGGGGCATCGGGCACTGCGTGTGGGACACGTATCGCCGAGAGCGG CTGCGGGGCTTCTACCGAGGCCTCTCGCTGCCCGTGTGCACCGTGTCCCTGATCTCGTCCGTGTCCTTTGGCACCTACCGCCACTGCCTCGCGCACATCTGCCGATTCCGCTACGGCAGCCCCGACGCCAAGCCCGCCAAGACCGACATCACGCTGTCAGGATTTGCCTCTGGCGTGGTCCGC GTGTTCCTGACCTCGCCCACCGAGGTGGCCAAGGTCCGGCTGCAGACGCAGACGCAGCAGCGGCGCCCCTCGGCCTCGGGGCCCTCGGCTGCGCCCCCCATGTGTCCTGCTCCCCCTGCGGGTTCGGTGCCCGGGCCCAAGTACCGAGGGCCACTGCACTGCCTGGCCACGGTGGCCCGTGAGGAGGGGCTGCGGGGTCTCTACAAGGGCAGCTCGGCCCTGCTCTTCCGGGACGGCCACTCTTTCGCCACCTACTTCCTGTCCTACACCATCCTCTGCGAGCAGCTCACC CCTGCTGGCCACAGCCAGCCAG atgTCTTGGGCGTGCTGCTGGCCGGGGGCTGCGCCGGGGTCCTGGCCTGGGCCGTGGCCACCCCCATGGACGTGATCAAGTCGCGCCTGCAGGCGGACGGGCAGGGCCAGCGGCGCTACCGGGGCCTCCTGCACTGCGTGGTGACCAGCGTCCGCGAGGAGGGGCCGCGCGTCCTCTTCAAGGGGCTGACGCTCAACTGCTGCCGCGCCTTCCCCGTCAACATGGTGGTCTTCGTCACCTACGAGGCCGTGCTGAGGCTCATCCGGGGCCTGTCCACGTAG